The region GTGCAATGCCGTGAAGACTGCGCCCAGCAAGACAGCATGCAGGACCGCCACGACGATCAGGCCAACGCTCAGCCGGATCCGAATTTCATCCTTCATTTTTCACGTTGCTCCAAGCAGAAAAAGTGTATTGCCGGTCTTTGGTTGCGCGACGCTCGACTTAATACGCCCCGTCAAGAATCTCGTAACTTCGGTAGGGCAAAGAACTGGCGGGGTCTTCCATGACGGTTAGAGCGAATCCGCCGTATCCGGCCCACAAACGAACGAATTGCTCACGCGGCGTCAGTTCGAACCGGCCGGGATAGTTGTTGTCGAGGATCGCGGCGTACTGCTGACCATTTCGCTCGACCCATCCGACGAAGGTGCAGCAATGCGCGGGCTTCCACCAAAGAATCGCACCACGTCGTGTGGCATTGGCCCAATCGAGGAAGCGTGGATCTGCTTTGACGGTGTAGCTGTAGTCGATGCCGGCCGCATCCAGGCGACTTCGCAATCGCGTGTCCCACTCGCCGTCGCTGTAGGTCGCTCGCCAGCGTTCGCCGAGTTCGTATTCGTTCAACCAACGCAGGTGGTTGACCAGCGACGCGTGCACACAGCTGCCTTGATTCAGCCGGCCCGTCCAATTGCGTTGATGCAACTGGGGCGGCAGGTTGGCGGTGGGCTGTTCCGGGGGAGGCGCCGGCAACAGTCGTACTTGAACATCGCGTTGCGGTAGACAACCGGTGCAGACGATGAGGGCACAAAACAAGACGAGAGATCGCAACTTGACATCCATGCGAATGAGGACCTGATGCAAGATTACTGAAGCAGCCGAACTCGAACGGTCGGTGTGCTCGGCGGTGCATCTTCGACCGAGATTCCGATCAGCGAATGCTCGTACTGGTTCTTGATCACGTGATGGCTGATCTCGGACCAATAAAGAATCGTGCCGGCGGGAATGTTCGTGGTCGGATCTTTAACGAGGCTGAAGACGCCACGAACCGTGATGCTGCCGCGAGCCCCCGCGTAGATGCCGAACTTGGCGACGCCGACCAGCTTATTCAGAACGACCACGTCGCCAGGTGCGATGTCGACATCTGGCACGAATGGAATGGTGTCACCTTCATGAACGAAGGTGGCCCCAGCGGGAACGATGATGGCGTTGCTCACGTGGCTTCATCACTTGGTTGATCACTGACTGAGACGGACGCGGACGAACTCATCGGTCGTGGCTACATCGGCGACGACCTTGCCGAGATATACCGTGTTCGTGTCAATCAGAGTGATGATGCCGTCGTTCGTGGCGTAAACCTTCTGACCGGCCGAGTACTCGTCCTCACTGGCCATGGCTTTTGGGAAATCGAAGACACCTTCAACGGCAATCGAGCCAAGCACGTCCGCCTTGAGGTCGCGTTTCGTGATGCCGACCAAGTCTCCTTGGATGACAATGGAACCAACCTGGACGTCGACATCGGGCGTGAAGTCAACATGTTTGCCGTCGTGAACGAATTGAGCTTGCATGGGAGTCCAAATAAGAAGCTGAGAGATCAAGAATCAGTTGAGACCGCAGTGAGGATTACTCGCCGGCGACCTTCACGGCAGCGCGGTGATCTTGAGAGTTCACACCGAAGTCGATGTAAGAGCGGAAGCCCATGCCCAGGGTGTTCGGCGGCATTTCCACGCGTTCGATGACCGGTGTGCGACGTCCATTGAGGAACACGATCTCAAACGCCGGCAGGACTCGCGGGTTGGCGAACAGGTACCAGGCTGTGCCGGACGCGCCTTGGTAATACGTATCCGAAAGGTGTGGCGTGGAGATGACGCGATATTTGTTACGGTGTGGGTTGTCGACCGGAATCTTGGTCGGCGAACCTTGAGCATCGATCATCAATTGGGCCGAGCCCATCAATAGTTCCGCTTCGGTTTCCAGTTCGACCGGAACCACCAAGTATTCGGGCCGAATGTTGATTGGCTTCTGGTCCTTGGGCTTGCCGCCTGGACCAGCCTTCTGTTTACGGAAGGTCGTCTTGGCAACGGTCAGGCTATCCGGACCGAACTTGGTGTCGGGACCTTGTAGAAAGTTGGCGTTCGCCGAGGAGAAGAATCCCGAGTTCTTCAGCAGCAGCGTGAAGAACAAATCGTCGATCGACTCGGCACCGGAGCGTCCCATTTGGCGTGGGATGTCCATGAAGGCGTTGAGATCATCGTTGATGATGTCATGACGAGTCAGCGTGAGGATCTGACCGTAGGTGTCGGCCTTGTTCGTGAACTTCTGGTCCGACAGTTTTCCGTGTTTCAGCTCGCCGTCGGGAGCAACCTGTTCAAAGCCGCCGGTACCAAGCAGTCGATAGCGTGAAACCTCTTTGAAGTCGGAGACGGTCCCGACACTGCACAGATCAAAAGCGGCGATCGGCGTGTTCTGGTAAGCAGCAAGCAACGTCTTGTTCATGACGTTTTCCATGATGCTCGGCAGGCTCATGGATGAGAAACCAGCGCGGATGGTTTCGGTTCCGTCGCCAAACACACGTGGAACGTCGATGCCTTCGCTGCGAGCACACTCGGCGACGAGTTCCTTCAAGCCAATATGACGGAGCGGGTTGGCGGCTTCGAGTGTTCGTTCGCCATAGCTTGCGAGAAGTGTCTTTTCGTCGATGCCAACCGACAAGCAAGCCGCGGCTTCGAGGACCTCGCGGTTGTATCGCGGCGAGTGTTGCGATTGATCGGGAGCTTTAGGGCGTTCGCTTCGCAACAAGGCAAGTTCCGTTTTCGTGATGGACCAGCCTTGCTCGATCGCGTCGGCTTCGACGGTGGGATGCTTGTCGCCGCAGAGTTTGCGAATGCCGGCGATGCGGCGGGACTCGGCAGCGACCTCGGCACGCATCTGCTCGACAGCCGAAAGCGATTGCGATTGTGGTTTGGCTTTCGGCTTCGTCGTCATGTCGAGACTCGCGTTGACAGGTTCAAGGTCGTCCGTGGTTTCTTCATCGCCTGTTTCCACATCGTCCTCACCGGCTTGGCCGGCGGCGACGCGAGCCTCGGTGTTGTCGTCGGCACCGAGTGCGACGAAAGAGACTTCACCCAGAGTGGATCTGCGGGCGATGTAGAGCGGGCCATTGTGATCACGCCCATTGGCTTTGGCAGTCTTGCCTTCAGGGATGAAGACCACCTTGTCGGCGCTGGCTCCGAGCGACGCCTGCCAAGGGAAACCGTTTTCGCTGGTCGCGATCACTTCTTGGGCCGTCGCGCCGACTCCGGAGATGACACCAGCAACCTCGAGCGATCGTTCGTTGATCTTGATGTCGTCGGTGTGGCCGACGATTGATCCGCGGTCGTGGTCTTTCAGAATCGGTCGCGACTTTCGAGTCACACGCAGACCAGCCAAGTCGACGACAACTGGATAAGGCCAACCGCCCAATCGCATCGCGCCGCCGGTGTAAGCCACCATCGAAAACTTCCGCAGCGCCGGCTTGTCGTCACCTTCGATCGGTGGATCAGCCGCTGCTAGCGTGATCGTCGCGGCGTCATCGCAGACGATACGCAGCGAACCGGGGACGGATTCGGCTTCCGCTTCAAGCGGTTTGGGGTTCAGCGTCT is a window of Roseiconus lacunae DNA encoding:
- a CDS encoding DUF2190 family protein, producing MSNAIIVPAGATFVHEGDTIPFVPDVDIAPGDVVVLNKLVGVAKFGIYAGARGSITVRGVFSLVKDPTTNIPAGTILYWSEISHHVIKNQYEHSLIGISVEDAPPSTPTVRVRLLQ
- a CDS encoding DUF2190 family protein; its protein translation is MQAQFVHDGKHVDFTPDVDVQVGSIVIQGDLVGITKRDLKADVLGSIAVEGVFDFPKAMASEDEYSAGQKVYATNDGIITLIDTNTVYLGKVVADVATTDEFVRVRLSQ
- a CDS encoding phage major capsid protein, with protein sequence MPKTLNPKPLEAEAESVPGSLRIVCDDAATITLAAADPPIEGDDKPALRKFSMVAYTGGAMRLGGWPYPVVVDLAGLRVTRKSRPILKDHDRGSIVGHTDDIKINERSLEVAGVISGVGATAQEVIATSENGFPWQASLGASADKVVFIPEGKTAKANGRDHNGPLYIARRSTLGEVSFVALGADDNTEARVAAGQAGEDDVETGDEETTDDLEPVNASLDMTTKPKAKPQSQSLSAVEQMRAEVAAESRRIAGIRKLCGDKHPTVEADAIEQGWSITKTELALLRSERPKAPDQSQHSPRYNREVLEAAACLSVGIDEKTLLASYGERTLEAANPLRHIGLKELVAECARSEGIDVPRVFGDGTETIRAGFSSMSLPSIMENVMNKTLLAAYQNTPIAAFDLCSVGTVSDFKEVSRYRLLGTGGFEQVAPDGELKHGKLSDQKFTNKADTYGQILTLTRHDIINDDLNAFMDIPRQMGRSGAESIDDLFFTLLLKNSGFFSSANANFLQGPDTKFGPDSLTVAKTTFRKQKAGPGGKPKDQKPINIRPEYLVVPVELETEAELLMGSAQLMIDAQGSPTKIPVDNPHRNKYRVISTPHLSDTYYQGASGTAWYLFANPRVLPAFEIVFLNGRRTPVIERVEMPPNTLGMGFRSYIDFGVNSQDHRAAVKVAGE